A portion of the Oncorhynchus gorbuscha isolate QuinsamMale2020 ecotype Even-year linkage group LG07, OgorEven_v1.0, whole genome shotgun sequence genome contains these proteins:
- the LOC124039700 gene encoding proteasome activator complex subunit 2-like: MSRSSVLKIKAVNAVKVDNFRKSLYQQAEDLFSNYIPLKITQLDNLLKEEDLSITDLSTLHAPLDIPIPDPPTPDDEEMETDKNDDDDKKKKAPKCGFIKGNEKIVKLLDRVKPEILALRETIITVSCWIQHLIPKIEDGNDFGVAIQEKILERIAAVKTKVDGFHTNINKYFSERGDAVAKASKLTHVMDYRSLVHEKDEAVYSDIRVILLDIRGFYAELYDIISKNLEKVTNPKGEEKPSMY, encoded by the exons ATGTCGAGATCATCTGTACTGAAAATAAAAGCTGTAAACGCAGTGAAG GTGGATAACTTCCGCAAGTCTCTGTATCAACAG GCAGAGGATCTGTTTTCAAACTACATCCCATTGAAGATCACCCAACTGGACAACCTGCTGAAG GAGGAGGATCTCAGCATCACAGACCTGTCCACTCTCCATGCTCCTCTAGACATCCCTATACCAGACCCTCCTACTCCAGATGATGAG GAAATGGAGACTGACaagaatgatgatgatgataagaaGAAGAAGG CTCCAAAATGTGGCTTCATCAAAGGGAATGAGAAGATTGTGAAGCTGCTTGACAGAGTCAAACCAGAGATCCTAGCACTGAGGGAGACAATCATTACA GTGTCCTGCTGGATTCAGCATCTCATCCCCAAAATAGAGGATGGGAATGACTTTGGCGTTGCAATCCAG GAGAAAATCTTGGAAAGAATAGCTGCAGTGAAGACCAAAGTGGATGGCTTCCACACCAACATTAACAA GTACTTTTCAGAGAGGGGTGATGCAGTGGCTAAAGCCTCCAAGTTAACTCATGTG ATGGACTACCGCTCTCTGGTCCATGAGAAGGATGAGGCTGTTTACTCTGACATCAGAGTCATCCTTCTGGACATCCGTGGCTTCTAT GCAGAACTGTATGACATCATCAGCAAGAACCTGGAAAAAGTCACTAATCCGAAAGGAGAAGAAAAGCCCTCAATGTACTGA